In the genome of Thermococcus sp. 21S7, the window CTTCACCCAACTACACCCTTGACTTCATGGTGCTCCTTCTGAAACGCTACGCCGATGACAGGGGTTATCCCTTCGTCGTTGACGATCATCTGGACACGCTCCACGTTATCAACGAGCACCTCAAGTTCTTTGGGGTGAGGGGTATTTTCGACGATGCCTTCGTGCTGAAGACGGGGCTGTTTTATAAAGGGTTAAAAGCGTAAAGTTTAAGTGTTTTTATCTCATAATTCATTTTGGTGGAGTGGGGTATGAGGCTTTATCGGACGGGCAAGGCCTCACAACTCTTAGGCATCAGCAAGCCGACACTAATTAGGAAAATAAAATCCGGCGAGATTAAGGCGTATCGGGTTGGCAAAGAATACCGAGTTCCAGAAAGCGAAATTAAGAGGATTCTTGAGGGCAAAATCCCTGATAAGGTCGTGATTTACGCAAGAGTTTCAAGCAGAGACCAGAAGGAAGACTTAGAAAGACAAGTTGAATACCTTAAGAATTACTCCTCATCCAAAGGCTACCAAGTGGCCAAAATCATTACGGACATTTCTTCCGGATTGAACGAGAACAGGAAGGGATTAAAACAGCTCTTCAAACTCGTCGAGAGCGGAGAAGTTACTAAAGTCATCATAACTTACCGGGACAGGCTCACCCGCTTCGGCTTCAAATACCTCGAACAATACTTCAACTCACACGGCGTTGAGATTGAAGTAATCTTCGACGATGAGGAGAAAACACCAGAAAAAGAACTTGTTGAGGACTTATTAGCCATCGTAACCTCCTTCGCTGGAAAGCTTTACGGGGCTCGTTCTCATAAGAAAAAACGCCTCGTTGAGGCGGTAAAGAATGCCCTCAGAGACGATTAAACTCACGGCAAAATTCAAACTCAAGGGAACACCCGAAGGATTAGATGGGCTTTTCCAGACTTACCGGGAAATCGTGAACTTTCTCATCACTCACGCTTTTGAGAACAATGTAACCAGCTTTTACCGGCTGAAAAAGGAGACTTACAAGAGCCTCCGGAAAGAGTATCCAGAACTACCGAGTCACTACCTTTACACGGGTTGTCAGATGGCGACGGCAATATTCAAAAGCTTTAGGAAGCGGAGAAAGAAGGGTAAAGCCAATGGAAAGCCTGTTTTTAAGAAAGAAGTCATAATGCTGGACGATCACCTGTTCAAACTTGATTTGGAAAATAAAACCGTGAAACTCTCCACTCCCAGGGGACGAATCCAGTTAGAGTTTTACCCGGCCAAATACCATGAGCGGTTCAAGGACTGGAAGATTGGCCAAGCGTGGTTAGTGAGAACTCCAAAAGGAACTTTTCTCAATGTTGCCTTCTCAAGGGAAGTTGAGGTTAAAGAGCCTAAAGCCTTTGTTGGAGTTGATTTGAACGAGAACAACGTTACGCTTTCACTCCCAAATGGAGAGTTCCTCCAAATCATCACTCACGAGCGGGAGATTAGGACGAGTTATTTCGTGAAGAGGAGAAGAATCCAGCGGAAGATTAGGACTGGAAAGAAGAGGAAAGAACTCCTTGAAAAATACGGGCGGAGGGAGAAGAACAGGCTTAACGACCTTTATCACAAGCTCGCCAACAAAATCATCGAGTTAGCAGAGAAATACGGTGGGATTGCTTTAGAGGATTTAACGGAAATCAGGGAGTCAATCAGGTATTCTGCTGAGCTGAATGGTCGCCTTCACCGTTGGAGTTTTAGGAAGTTTCAATCACTCATCGAATACAAGGCGAAGTTGAAGAGTGTTATGGTTGTTTTTGTGAATCCTGCTCATACTTCCTCCCTGTGCCCGGTATGTGGGGGTAAGTTAAGCCCGAATGGGGGCAGGGTTTTGAAGTGTTTGAATTGTGGGTTTGAGGCTGACAGGGATGTTGTTGGGAGTTGGAATATTCGTTTGAGGGCCTTGAAGATGTGGGGAGTCACCGTTCCCCCCGAAAGCCCCACGATGAAGATGAGAGCGGGGAAGGTTATCCGTAACGACGTTTACAAACTTTACACAAGTTACGGCTAACCAGAACGGGAATTGTCAACGTTGGAAGGGTTGTTGACAGGGTGAATGTGGAGAGCGAGGCCTCAATCTACCTGCGCAGGTATGAGGAAGCCAGTACTAAGGCTTTCTCTGGCCTGGAGAGCGCCATAAATGCCGTAATCGGGCTGGAAAAGCTCTTCGCTTTTGTTGACAGCTACCGCAACTTCTATGAGATAATCTCCAGCATAGACCGGTTCCTCGGAAACCGGAAGAGAAAAGCGTTCTACCTGCTCGACAGGAACATCTGTGAGAGGATTCCCATCAATCCCCTGCCCGAGCTGGAGAAGATTGCGAGCACCTTCCTGGACGTCAGGTTCGACGGCAACAGGCTGATCGGGAGGATACGCAAATCCCCGGACATAAGGATGACGGGATGGGAGATAGAGGTTTCGGTTGAGGCCATCATCTGACACTTCGAAACCCTTTTCTTCCCTTTTGCCATCCTCTATTCGGTGATGTGATTGAAACGTGCTTTTATAAACGGGAACGTCTACGTCTCATTCCGTCCCGTCAGGCGCGTTGAGGCGTTTTTAACGGTGGACGGAAAAATTGCAATGCTCGGGAGCACGGAGGAAATCCTCAAGGCCGCCGAAGTTCTGAACGCTGAGATAACTGACCTCCGCGGGGGAACGGTTCTGCCGGCCTTCATAGACTCCCACATGCACCTCGACGAGCTCGGGGAGTACCTCGGCATGCTCGACCTCCGGGGAGTGCGGAGCATCGAGGAGCTGAAGGAAAGGCTTAGAAGGTTTGCTGAGAAAAAGGATGGCTGGCTCCGCGGCCACGGCTGGGACCAGGAGCTCTTCGAGGAAAAGCGCTGGCCCACGAGGCACGATCTGGACGAGGTCGTGAGCGACAGGCCGGTCATGCTCTCCCGCGTCTGTCTCCACGCTGCCGTTCTGAACACCAAGGCCCTTGAGGAGACGGGACTAATCGACTGGGATTCGGAGGACGTTCTCAGGGATGAAAACGGGGAACCCACAGGCATCGTGAAGGAGGAGGCCTTCAGCTTCGCGGTCGGGAAGTTCAGGGAGATGATAACCGACGAGGAGTACAGGGCGTACATGCTCAAGGCTTCCGAATACGCCCTGTCGAGGGGAATAACCGCGGTGGGCTTCGTCAGCGTTGGTGAGAGGGCCCTGAAGGTTCTGAGCGCCCTTGACGCGGAGGGTCTGCTGAATCTCCGGGTGAAGGTCTACCTGAATCCAGGTGAGAATCTTGAGGTTCTTGAATCGCTCAAAAGGCTCGGTGTAAAGCGCGGTTTCGGTGGGAAGAGACTGAAAATCGGGGGGATAAAGGTTCTCGCCGACGGCTCCCTCGGCGCAAGGACTGCCTGGCTCTCGGGGCCATACAGCGACGCGGAAACGAGTGGACATCCCAACGTGACGAAGGAGTGGCTTGAGCTGGTGGCTGGGAAAACCCACAAGGCTGGGCTCCAGATGGCCGTTCACGCGATAGGCGACGCAACGATGGACATGGTCCTCGACGTTTACGAATCCATTGGAAACGCCGAAAGGGCAGGCCACAGGATAGAACACGCCTCGATCACACGGCCGGATCAGATAGAGAGGATAAAGAAGCTCGGAATCCGTCTTGCGCTCCAGCCGCACTTCGTCATGACCGACTGGTGGGTAGTTGAGCGCGTTGGAGAGGAGCGCGCGGGGTGGATCTACCCCTTCAGGAGCATTGCCAGGGCAGGAATACCCTTCGGGCTCAGCACGGACTCCCCGGTGGAGCCCCTCGATCCCTGGGAAACAGTCTACGCCGCGGTAACGCGCGGGAAGTATGAAGGCGTTCCCCTCGCGGCGCTAACAGAGGACGAGACGCTGACGCTCGAAGAGACGCTCCACGCGTACACCGCAGGTTCCGCGGAGGTCCTCATGGAAGATGACCTTGGAAGCCTCGAAGAGGGCAAGCTCGCGGACTTCATACTCGTCAGTGATGACCCGTTTGAGGTAGATGAAAAGAAGCTGAGGGAAATAAAGGTGCTGGAAACGTACCTCGGAGGAAAAAGGGTCTTCAAAGCCTTATAAGCTCCCTCTCTGCCCTTGTCAGCCTCTTTCCTTTTCCATCATGAACGACGACGTCGTCCTCTATGCGAACCCCTCCGAGGCCGGGAATGTAGATTCCGGGCTCTATCGTGAAGGTCATGCCGTTTTCGAGGACGACCTCCCCATTGGGCCCTATGTAGGGCTCCTCGTGGACGTCCAGTCCAAGGCCGTGCCCGGTCCTGTGGGTGAAGTACTCGCCGTAGCCGGCTTTTGCTATCGTCTCCCTCGCGGCCCCATCGACATCCTTTGCCATTATCCCCGCTCTCACCGTCCGGTAGGCCCTCTCCTGGGCCTCTTTAACCACCTCGTAGATCTCCACGAGCCTCTCGTTCGGACTTCCGAGGGCTATCGTCCTCGTTATGTCGGAGCAGTAGCCCTTCCACTTGGCCCCGTAGTCGAGTATCACCATGTCCCCCTTCCTGAGCCTTCTGTTTCCCGGCTCGTGGTGCGGATTGGCCGCGTTCTCACCGCCCGCCACTATCGGCTCGAAGGAGATTCCATCGCTGAGCTCTCTCAATGTCAGCTCTATCTTCAGAGCAAGCTCCCGCTCCCGCATTCCCGCAAGGTCCCAGCTCAGGATCTCTTCAAAAACCCGGTCCGCGGCCTTGGCAGCGTGCTTCATGGCCTCAATCTCCCCTTTGTCCTTCACCATGCGGAGCTCCCTGACGAGCGAGCTCAGGGGATAGAACTCGAAGGGGCCGAGCCTTATGATGTTCATCAGCCAGTCGGCGCGCATCGTGTCCTCTACCAGGAGCCTGCCGTCTGAGAGGTGGAGTTCCGCTAAAATCCATGCGAGCTTGTCGTAGGGGTTCTCCCCATCGCGCCAGAACGTAACCGGAAAGTTCCTGACCACGTTCTCGTAGAGGCTCGGGGCTAGAAGCCTGTACTCACCGTCAGCGCTTACAATCAGCACCGTGAGCCTCTCGCCCGCTTCGTGTATCTTCAGCCCCGTAAGGTAGTAGAGGTTTGTCCCGGGGCTTATTAGAGCACCGTCGAAGTTCCTTTCCTTCATGAGGGATACGAGTTTTTGAAGGCGCATCGGTTTCACCGTATTAACTACTCCGCAAGGCTTAAAAACTCAACCTCGAACCTCGACCGACTGGGCGGGCTCAGCCCGCGGGATGTTCCCGTAAGGGAGAACCACAAACACGGAAGGAGGGAGCAAGATGGGAATGTACAAGTACATTAGGGAAGCCTGGAAGAGCCCCAAGAAGAGCTACGTTGGGGAGCTTCTCAAGGTCAGGATGATAAAGTGGCGCCGTGAGCCTGTTGTCGTTAGGATTGAGAGGCCGACCAGGCTCGACAGGGCCAGGAGCCTCGGCTACCAGGCCAAGCAGGGCTATGTCATGGTTCGCGTTCGCGTGAGAAAGGGCGGAAGGAAGAGACCCAGGTGGAAAGGCGGAAGGAAGCCGAGCAAGATGGGTATGGTCAAGTACAGCCCGAAGAAGAGCCTCCAGTGGATAGCCGAGGAGAAGGCCGCTCGCAAGTTCCCGAACCTTGAGGTCCTCAACAGCTACTGGGTCGGCGAGGACGGAATGTACAGGTGGTTTGAGGTCATAATGGTCGACCCGCACCACCCGGTCATCAAGGCTGACCCCAAGATCAACTGGATAGCCGGAAAGGCCCACAAGGGTCGCGTCTTCCGCGGACTCACCAGCGCCGGCAGGAAGAGCCGCGGCCTGAGGAACAAGGGCAAGGGCGCCGAGAAGGTCAGGCCCAGCATAAGGGCCAACAAGGGCAAGGGCAAGTGAGGCCCTTCTATTCTTTCAATTGTCTCCATCAGCAGCTCGAAGTTTGGTTGAAGCCTCTTCCGGGTTCTCATTCTAACCCGTTGCATTGTCATGCAACTCCCTTACTCAGGCTTTTTCTGACCAAGAATGATTGTGAAACCCTGTTCCGAAAAAATTCATTCTTGGGAAAAAAGGGAAGATTAATTAATCGCAGTAAATAGTAAAATTTATAAGGATGATTTGTGCATGATGTACTAACAAAATTCGAAGGCGATACCATGGCGAAGTATGCACTTTGGTATTTCAAGCCTTTTGGTGGGAACTATGCAGTATTTGATACCAATACGCCGACTTCCGAGCTGGGGAATCTTGGGTTTGACTACATAATAGCCCTCCACACCTGCGGTAAAGACGGGCAGTTCGGACAGATGCCGATGAGCGGCTATACCTATGAAGCAGGTTATAACGACGGTAAAAAGCTCGCACAGTGGATTGAACGGGAAGTGAGCCCGGGGCTCCCGTACCTTGTTGAGATCCCGGTGCTCGTTAAGGATGGTAAGGAGCAGTGGAAGGAGTTTGAAGACTCACACCATACAGTAAAACCTGCGGTCAGGGGCCTCGATTACTGGAAGGGCTGGGTTGACGGCGTTTACATGAACACGGGCAGGCTGGAGCGCGGCTTCTACTGGAACCTGGAGTATCCGTGGCAGGTCGTGAAGGGAGTGGTCAGCGAGAGTGCCATAAGAGAGCTGTCCGACAAAATCCTTGGCTGGGGCCAGCAATTCATCTGGATACCAAATGTTAATGATACAATTAATCGCGACAATACTGACATAAAGTCTCTGGCAAGATATTTCACGTATGTTTTTGTACAACCACATTACTACCAAAGATGGAGGGAGTACTATACTGGAACCTTGAATGGATCCCCTAGTGAATATCCCTACCTGGACTCGGAAACAGGTGTTAGTGCTTTGGTAGAGGTTCTGAATTGGGTACGAAAAAATGTCCCAAACGGGTATTTGGAACTGGAAGTAGATGGGAGTATAAACCAATATCCAGAACTGCTACACAAAGCATGTGACTATGTCTCTGCTCAAAGGCGATCGGAAGTCGGAGGTCTCTGGCCTAAAAGGGCATATTACTACGGTGTTGATCTGAACAACGCTCGCGAGGTGAAGAGGCATTGTCCCGATTGGTGAGCTTTAAAATTGCATCATTTTTCGTTCTTTCCCTGCTCATTACCCTTCCTCTCGTTTCTTCAGCCGAAAATCTCAAGATTATCAATGTTTACTCTATTGGGGATAAAGCTGCGTTCCTCGTCGTGAACACGAGCAACAATCAGCTGATGGAGCTGGCATATAAAGACGGTCGCTTTACACGAATGCGCCCCCTGAACTTCAGTTTGAGAACGTACTCTCCAGTGCACTGGAACGGGGAGTACTGGCTCCTCCAGAAGGGATTGGGGCCAGTGGTTGAGCTTTACATTTACAACGGTTCGCTCAAGCACGTTAAAACTTTCGTGAACGGTACCATTTGTGCATACAACGACCTCAGAATCTGGTGGAATGGTGAGGAGTACCTCTTAACCTTCCTGAAGAGCAGTCCAAACGACAATCCTGCCACCGGGGAGTGCTACTACCCCACGGACATGTACCTCCTCCTGAATGATAAGTTAATCCCCCTGAACGTCTCAGGAACCATGACCTGGGTTCCACCCATAAAAGAATGGTTCGCTACCGGGGTGGATTGGTTCGAAGGTGACAAGATGGAAAAAATCGCCCTGATTAATGAAACCGGTGGCGTGGTGTTCTTGAATGTTACACTACAGGGATTGTACGGCAGTGAAATCGCGTACAACGGCAGTACGGCCTGGCTCGTCTTGGATTGGGCCGAGGGGAATCTCACTCACATTGAGGTTTACCTGCTGGGGAGAAACGTTGCCCGGAGAGTGCATCATGAGGATGCTAATGGGAGCATTGGCATTCCAATAGCTACATGGGGGAATTGGCCCCAGAAACTGGCTTGGAACGGCAATCCAATTCTCATTCAATCCACAGGGATTCTCAATGATACCGTTCTCATCTTCAATGGAACCGGGTTTTCAAGGGTGGGGACGTTCAATGATTGCAGTGAGCTTACCCCAGTGTCGGTTGACGGGCGTGTTTTCATCCTCTGTATGATGGCTGGGGGTGAGAGGAGAGTAACGATGATGAAACTCTTCGCCATTAAGGGGGGTAAGAAGGAGCTAGTACGGACTTTCAGGACGAGTGGTTACCCTTACCGGTACGGGGTTAAGGATTTCCTGGGATTCCCGGCTTTCAAAGAGAACAATCACTCCAGTTTAATCCTCTACACGAGTGATACCATAATGCTCTTCAACTCCACTCACGCCATGAACCTGCTCACGGGCGAGAGGACGCCCCTTCCAGCTGGCTTGAGGGGAAGAAACTACAATGTGACTTATTGTTCAGGAGAGTGGCTACTCTTCACGAAGAGTGAAGTGTACACTTTAAAAGACGGGAAGTTCGCGGAACTGAAACTCACCATTTCCTCCGCAGGGGAAGCCACTAATGGAACCACCAGTTCACCAGTTAACACTCAAACCGGCGAGAACACTATCCCCTTATCAAAAAGGGCACTCACACTCATCATAACCGGTGTAGCGGCTGTTCTACTCCTGCTCGCACTACACAGGAGGAGGCGGTAACGTTGGAGCACACGGATATTAAAACCTTGGATGGGTACTTCAAATACATATTCGCTCAGTCAGGTTACTACTTTAGGAAGACTCTGAACCTTAAGGAATGGTTCACTAATTTTGAGGATTTCAGGAATAAATACAGCCTCAACAACCTCTACATGGAGATGGAGTGCGACAATGGGGTTAAAAGTTCAGAGGAATTAAGAACCCGGGCATGTAAATATGTACAGTACGCCAAGAACTTCCCGCACAGGGCGTACTACTTTGATGCCGACGTGGAGAACCTGAGGCTCGTGAAAGAACAATGTCCGGATTACATTTGATTGCCAAATCCCTGGTTTAGGAGAGTGAGCAGAAATGACGGCAACAAAAACTCTCGTTGCTCTTTTTACGCTCTTTGTTTTTATGGCGTCCGCTTTTGGGCCGGTCCGTGCAGGAGAGTATCACTGGTCATACGTCAAGGTTGAGATGCTCGCCCTCAACACGACGGTCATCCCTGGTTCGGGGGATGCAATTGCAGTCGTTCATACGAAGCTGTACGGGTGGGTTCCGGTCTTCGATAGGTTTAACTTCTCCGAACTGAACCGGTACAACCTCACCGAGGTCTTGTGGGATACCGTCTACGTCTTCTATCTAAACTCCTCCGGGGCATACCTGCTCTACGAGGGCGACAAAGAAGGCGCTCCCGTAATTCTGTACAGTGAGAAGCGGAGAACGTGGTATTTCCGATTCCACCTCGGTGAGGTCAACCCGCTTTTCACGGCCTTTCTAAAGTCCAAGGGTTACAACGCCAACATGAGCCTCCTGGAAGGCTATCTTGCGTTCGACGGCTCGCGTGTCCAGGCGGTGGGCAAGCCTACAGACGTTGCCGCCACCATGCCCGGCATACTCACACAAGATGCCACCACTCTCCCCGGTTACCCGTACGTGAAGGGGATAAGGGTCGGTAGCCACTACTTCGTGAACTTCACGGTTGACTATTCCAGTCCGGCTTACGCGCACTCTCAGGCCGGATATTCCTGGACTGTTCCGGAGGACCTCGTGAGGAGAAACCTCGGTTTAAGCGCTCCAGTGCTCACGATGGCCGTTCCAGACCTCATTAACTGCACGGAGGGCACGTTCAAAGGGGAAGAGTACTGTTTCCCGGTGGATAAGCCGGAATGGATGTACCTCTACCATGAAAACCTCAGGATTGTTTACCATGTTTTTTGCTCTGGAAATGAATCGGGGGAAAAGGTGCAACGCTGGAACCGGACGGTGCTCATGGCCTGGACGAAATGGGACCGGGCATGGTGGGGCAAAGCCCCTGCCAACCGGACTGTTCGTCTCATGGGGGAGGAATTGATTCCCCTCAACTCAACGGGGGGTTTCAATGAGTACCGCGTTGCCCTCTACAACTCCACGACAAACTCCATCTGGACGTTTCCCCTGCTCAGGATTCCGGAAAACTCCTCGGCTGTGGAACGGACAGAGGCCGTGAAAGCCTTCAGACCGAAGGTTTTGCAGGTTAACACCTCCTCAGGCGGAGCTTTGCGCCCCGTTCCCCCCTGTAGGGCGGGGGAGAATACCGGGAAGATTTTTCTGTATGGTTTAATCCCCGGGCTTATCCTCGGAGCTCTCATCGGGTACCTGCTAATGAAGAACAGGAGGCAAAAAAATGAGGAGTAAAGGGCTTACAGCAATTACCCTCTTGCTGGCCCTTTCCTTTATCTTTCTCCCTTACGCGAGCGGGGACGTTTACAGGGGAATTATAATAACAAACTCGGGCTGGAACACTGGCCTTAACTCCGCCTTCATTGCCGTCAGAGTGTACCGCGTGAGCACGGGGAGTCCAAACTTCATGCTTGACATGGATGACATCCCCAATCCTCCGATAAGGTATCCGCCGGATAATGGCTGGTGGAACAACTGGACTGATTATCTCTTCTACATCAACGGCTCCGGTGCCTACCTCGTGGAGACGATTACCCCGGACTCCCCCTCCCCAGTTCGGTTCACGTTCCCCTCCTATGCTTACGAGGGTTCGGGGCGTTTCGTCTGGTACCTCATCCTCGACCACAACAGGACAAGCCTGTCACTCCAGCCCAGGCATGCAATCGGAATCTACCGCTTCAACGGGAGCTGTTTAGAAAAGACAGCGGTTGAGAACTCGACGGAATTCCCCTGGCAGCTGGAGGGGAGCACGTTAGCGCTGATAGAGGACTACGGGAACTACATGCTTTTTGACCCTGAGGCTAAAGGTTCCCTTGGGTGGACTCCTTTCAACGTTTCAAAGGCCCTCCTCAACAGGCACTTCGGTCCGAACACGACACGTAACTCGGTGTTTGGTGTGGTCTTTATGAACCGCAGTGCGGTCCTGATAATCCCCTCCGAAGGGTTCTTTGAGGGGAACGGGAGCTACTATTTCCTCAAGCCGGTTAAGTTCGACCCAGCAGGGGCTAATTACACGGTGGTCGCGGCCTACTCGGACTGGAGGAGGATGCCGTATTACGGCGTGCTCGTTTATCCTGGGAGATTTATACCCCTGCTGAGGTACGATCCGACGAAACCCGGCCGGGTGAGCCTTGCCCAGGAGGTCAAACCGTTTAGAGTTCCTTTGTGCAAAACGGCTTCCGGAGGCAACGCCACGGCCACACCCAGAAGGGTCCTGACATCCAGTCCTGCAGGAACTTCTCGGAATCCCTCGGGCACTCTTCCAGTGGGCATGTCTCTGATGGGGGGCATATCGGGCGTGGGAATTGGACTGATAATCGGAGCGGTGCTGGGACGGGGGAGGGAGAAGCATGAGGAGAATTAACTTCCTCGCGGTTTCAGTGCTGGTTCTCCTGCTGGTTATTCCGGCGGTCAGCGCCGGGGGGAAGGTCGTGAACGGCGTAAACGTTGTAACCAGTGTCTCTCCTGGAAGGGACGACTTCTTTGTATCCGTCTCCACTTACCAGATTGGTGTTCTCCCATTCAACTTTAACCTGAGCGGCGTAAACTACTTGCTCGTCCACGGAAGGGTGATACCGGCGGGAATTCTCATTGAGGACTCTCTCCCCGATTGGATGTTTCTGTTTTACGTTTCAAATCGGAGCTACTACGTCTGGAGTGGAAATTGGCTGTATTACCTCCCGAGTTTCCCTTCAGCGGCCTTCTACTCTAACGGCTCGTGGTACCTGTTCCTCTACGGGGGTGCCCCTCACCTCCGGATAAACGGCCGCCCCCTCACAAACGTCAGCCCGTACAACACGTCTTTGGACAGCCCGATGATTTTTCGGATAAGAAATGGATGCATCAAACCCGTTCCCGTTGCCCCTTACTCCTCAGTAATCCATGGAAGAGTGGAACTAGAAGGCGGTAAGCTAATTGTCTCGTTTCCGGGCGGAAACCCGGTGACGGTTCCGCTGGACTCTTTTGAGAGGTACCTAAACGTGACTAATTCCTCCGCCCTCGCGGAGTCACTGGCGGCCGTCCGACTTGAAGATGGCTCCATAGTGCTCTACTTCCCAACGCTCTCGTACTTCCCCGGGAACAACACAACCTACGCGGGGACGTTCAGGGGAAACGAGTTCATCCCTATCTTTAAGTCCTGGGAGCCGAGGGACTACGTTTTTCTCTTTCGGGAAACCTTAAGGGTCATTCCTGTGCTTGAGGTTGGGGTGGGGAACTACACGACCACCCCGCTGATAAAGGGGGCCTGGAAGCTAAGGGAATGCAACGGCACGGTGCTTCCGTCCAATAACACCACTTCGACATTTACAGCTTTCGGTTCCTCAGAGTGGAACCTTCGGGCATTTTCCCTGGCGTTAATCCCTGGAATCCTTATTGGGGTCGTTATCGGTTATTTGTTCGTGAGCAAAAGGAGGCATGAACAATGAAGGATAACGGACCTACAGCAATCGCCCTCTTGCTGGCCCTTTCCTTTATCTTCCTCCCCTACGCGAGCGGGTGGAGCGGCTGTTCGGGTGTTTTCATAACGTCTTCCGACGTTTCTCCTGGCAAGGACGCGGCTTTTGTCAGGATAGACGTTTATTACGTGTTCCCAAACGGCACAAACTTCACGAGCGGCTACCCGCCCGAAGGAGACATGCTTCCACACGAGTACCTCTTCTACGTGAACGAATCCGGGGCGTACTTCGTGTTAATGGAGGAGTACCCCTCGTGCTCTTTAGCTGGTGGTGTTTCCCATATCAAGCCAATTGTTGGATACTACAACGGCTCCTGGTACCTGCTCCTCGACCACTGGGCCACTGAAACGGCCCTGCCCAGGAAGTACACTTACCCGAAGCACATCATTGGAGTCTATCGCTTCAACGGGACCTGTCTCACTAACTCAACGGTTATTCTGAACAATGACGAGGCGAGCTTCGACTTAGTCCCATCCAATGCAAGGACTCGTGGGGATTACATAATATTTCAACCGGGCTTAAAATCTCAGATAGGTTATTACTTCAACGTTTCAAAGGCCCTTCTCAACCGCTACTTCGGTCCCAGCACAACGGGGCTTTCTACTGGAGCAATGGCGCTTGCGGATGGTAAGAGCCTCCTCTTAATTCCCGAAATGATGTTCATGAACTGTTCCAACAGGTATTACCTCGTGAAACCGGTGAGTTCCGACCTTCTGGGTGAGAAGTTCAATTATTCGGCCGTTAAATCCTACTCGAACTGGAGTGAAATGCCGTACTACGGTGTCCTCTGGTACCCTCGCGGCTTCATTCCGCTGTTAAAGTACGACCCGACAGAACCCGGCGGGGTAACCCTTGCCCCGAACGTTAAGATGTTCCACGTTCCTCTCTGTGCCGGGGCATCAAAGAATGGGACAGTCACCGCGCCAAAAACGCCCACGGGCACAACGATGGGACAAACCTCCAGCACCCCGACCGGTTATTCCCGGTTCCTGCTCCCTCTGGGGCTCGTTGCAGGGGCCCTCTTTGGAGTGCTCATAGGCTATAGCCTGGCCAGGAGGCGAAGGGAAAGTAA includes:
- a CDS encoding DUF257 family protein; the protein is MAVEKLGEVFQFMDSIGFGETVLVEYTSPNYTLDFMVLLLKRYADDRGYPFVVDDHLDTLHVINEHLKFFGVRGIFDDAFVLKTGLFYKGLKA
- a CDS encoding IS607 family transposase, which produces MRLYRTGKASQLLGISKPTLIRKIKSGEIKAYRVGKEYRVPESEIKRILEGKIPDKVVIYARVSSRDQKEDLERQVEYLKNYSSSKGYQVAKIITDISSGLNENRKGLKQLFKLVESGEVTKVIITYRDRLTRFGFKYLEQYFNSHGVEIEVIFDDEEKTPEKELVEDLLAIVTSFAGKLYGARSHKKKRLVEAVKNALRDD
- a CDS encoding RNA-guided endonuclease TnpB family protein, with the translated sequence MPSETIKLTAKFKLKGTPEGLDGLFQTYREIVNFLITHAFENNVTSFYRLKKETYKSLRKEYPELPSHYLYTGCQMATAIFKSFRKRRKKGKANGKPVFKKEVIMLDDHLFKLDLENKTVKLSTPRGRIQLEFYPAKYHERFKDWKIGQAWLVRTPKGTFLNVAFSREVEVKEPKAFVGVDLNENNVTLSLPNGEFLQIITHEREIRTSYFVKRRRIQRKIRTGKKRKELLEKYGRREKNRLNDLYHKLANKIIELAEKYGGIALEDLTEIRESIRYSAELNGRLHRWSFRKFQSLIEYKAKLKSVMVVFVNPAHTSSLCPVCGGKLSPNGGRVLKCLNCGFEADRDVVGSWNIRLRALKMWGVTVPPESPTMKMRAGKVIRNDVYKLYTSYG
- a CDS encoding DUF257 family protein; translation: MESEASIYLRRYEEASTKAFSGLESAINAVIGLEKLFAFVDSYRNFYEIISSIDRFLGNRKRKAFYLLDRNICERIPINPLPELEKIASTFLDVRFDGNRLIGRIRKSPDIRMTGWEIEVSVEAII
- a CDS encoding amidohydrolase family protein; protein product: MKRAFINGNVYVSFRPVRRVEAFLTVDGKIAMLGSTEEILKAAEVLNAEITDLRGGTVLPAFIDSHMHLDELGEYLGMLDLRGVRSIEELKERLRRFAEKKDGWLRGHGWDQELFEEKRWPTRHDLDEVVSDRPVMLSRVCLHAAVLNTKALEETGLIDWDSEDVLRDENGEPTGIVKEEAFSFAVGKFREMITDEEYRAYMLKASEYALSRGITAVGFVSVGERALKVLSALDAEGLLNLRVKVYLNPGENLEVLESLKRLGVKRGFGGKRLKIGGIKVLADGSLGARTAWLSGPYSDAETSGHPNVTKEWLELVAGKTHKAGLQMAVHAIGDATMDMVLDVYESIGNAERAGHRIEHASITRPDQIERIKKLGIRLALQPHFVMTDWWVVERVGEERAGWIYPFRSIARAGIPFGLSTDSPVEPLDPWETVYAAVTRGKYEGVPLAALTEDETLTLEETLHAYTAGSAEVLMEDDLGSLEEGKLADFILVSDDPFEVDEKKLREIKVLETYLGGKRVFKAL
- a CDS encoding Xaa-Pro peptidase family protein; this translates as MRLQKLVSLMKERNFDGALISPGTNLYYLTGLKIHEAGERLTVLIVSADGEYRLLAPSLYENVVRNFPVTFWRDGENPYDKLAWILAELHLSDGRLLVEDTMRADWLMNIIRLGPFEFYPLSSLVRELRMVKDKGEIEAMKHAAKAADRVFEEILSWDLAGMRERELALKIELTLRELSDGISFEPIVAGGENAANPHHEPGNRRLRKGDMVILDYGAKWKGYCSDITRTIALGSPNERLVEIYEVVKEAQERAYRTVRAGIMAKDVDGAARETIAKAGYGEYFTHRTGHGLGLDVHEEPYIGPNGEVVLENGMTFTIEPGIYIPGLGGVRIEDDVVVHDGKGKRLTRAERELIRL
- a CDS encoding 50S ribosomal protein L15e, which produces MGMYKYIREAWKSPKKSYVGELLKVRMIKWRREPVVVRIERPTRLDRARSLGYQAKQGYVMVRVRVRKGGRKRPRWKGGRKPSKMGMVKYSPKKSLQWIAEEKAARKFPNLEVLNSYWVGEDGMYRWFEVIMVDPHHPVIKADPKINWIAGKAHKGRVFRGLTSAGRKSRGLRNKGKGAEKVRPSIRANKGKGK
- a CDS encoding DUF4855 domain-containing protein; this translates as MEHTDIKTLDGYFKYIFAQSGYYFRKTLNLKEWFTNFEDFRNKYSLNNLYMEMECDNGVKSSEELRTRACKYVQYAKNFPHRAYYFDADVENLRLVKEQCPDYI